A single region of the Triticum dicoccoides isolate Atlit2015 ecotype Zavitan chromosome 2B, WEW_v2.0, whole genome shotgun sequence genome encodes:
- the LOC119365694 gene encoding BAG family molecular chaperone regulator 1-like encodes MARVMHRSSSDGGSSSGWSEAAAAAAVGEEERAGWEVRPSGMVVQARDRGADGAAAGVPPRPPPPEIRVRVKYGAATHEVAVSSIATFGELKKALAPRTGLQPSEQLVTYKGRERKNSEFLDRFGVKNKSKLVVSEDPASLERRYIERQRNARIQNANRAIGAIALEVDKLADQVTSIEKSVSGGSKVAEVQITTLIELLMRHAVKLESIPADADTSSQKNLQAKRVQKCVEALDVLKVSNARLQTVVVTTKWETFDNSPPVTTKWEIFD; translated from the exons ATGGCGAGGGTGATGCACCGGTCGAGCTCGGACGGCGGGTCGAGCAGCGGGTGGTcggaggcggccgcggcggcggcggtgggggaggaggagagggccgggtgGGAGGTCCGGCCGAGCGGGATGGTCGTGCAGGCCCGGGACAGGGGGGCCGACGGCGCCGCGGCGGGGGTGCcgcccaggccgccgccgccggagatcaGGGTGCGGGTCAAGTACGGCGCCGCTACCCACGAGGTCGCCGTCTCCTCCATTGCCACGTTCG GTGAGCTGAAGAAggcgctggcgccgaggacggggcTGCAGCCGTCGGAGCAGCTGGTGACGTACAAGGGCCGGGAGCGGAAAAACTCGGAGTTCTTGGACAGGTTCggcgtcaagaacaagtccaagctCGTCGTCTCCGAGGACCCGGCGAGCCTGGAGCGGCGCTACATCGAGCGGCAGAGGAACGCCAGGATCCAGAACGCCAACCGTGCCATCGGCGCCATCGCCCTCGAGGTCGACAAGCTCGCCGATCAG GTGACGAGCATCGAGAAGTCGGTGTCCGGCGGGAGCAAGGTGGCGGAGGTGCAGATCACGACGCTGATCGAGCTGCTGATGCGGCACGCGGTGAAGCTGGAGAGCATACCTGCCGACGCCGACACCTCCTCGCAGAAGAACCTCCAG GCGAAGCGGGTGCAGAAGTGCGTGGAGGCGCTGGACGTGCTCAAGGTGTCGAACGCGCGGCTGCAGACGGTGGTGGTGACCACCAAGTGGGAGACGTTCGACAACAGCCCCCCGGTCACCACCAAGTGGGAGATCTTCGACTGA